A window of Streptomyces gilvosporeus contains these coding sequences:
- a CDS encoding sensor histidine kinase encodes MTSLDAVPAPAAGTVPDVVPDAVRTGRFRWHRSHPLAFDAALAAVVFAATLCGAVVDPHAAHGPRFGVRELSATTVVLAALACTTLIARRRFPRTVLAATGALTVVELIVRSSDPRAPVAFSAVVALFTVASRTDRPTTWRVGALTVVVLTAASMLFGEHPWYAQQNLAIFAWTGMAAAAGDAVRSRRAYVDAIRERAERAERTREEEARRRVAEERMRIARELHDVVAHHIALVNVQAGVASHVMDNRPDQAKQALAHVREASRSALTELRATVGLLRQSDDPKAPTEPAPGLGVLDQLVDGFVRAGLPVDLQAPPAPQALPASVDLTAYRVVQEALTNVRKHAGDGARATVRIIRTEAALTVTVQDDGGRLDDGPPAVPDGGGHGLIGMRERVFALRGTIATGPRAPGGFQVRVTLPLTAAGTDATTAYETTPGETS; translated from the coding sequence GTGACCTCCCTCGACGCCGTACCCGCACCAGCAGCGGGCACCGTGCCGGACGTCGTGCCCGACGCGGTGCGTACGGGCCGTTTCCGCTGGCACCGGTCGCATCCGCTCGCCTTCGACGCCGCCTTGGCCGCAGTGGTCTTCGCGGCGACGCTGTGCGGTGCGGTGGTCGATCCGCACGCCGCGCACGGCCCCCGCTTCGGCGTCCGCGAGCTGTCCGCCACCACCGTCGTGCTGGCCGCACTGGCCTGCACCACGCTCATCGCCCGCCGCCGTTTTCCCCGCACGGTCCTGGCCGCCACCGGTGCGCTCACCGTCGTCGAGCTGATCGTCCGCTCCAGCGACCCGCGCGCCCCCGTCGCCTTCTCCGCCGTCGTGGCCCTGTTCACCGTCGCCTCCCGTACGGACCGGCCCACCACCTGGCGCGTCGGCGCGCTGACCGTCGTCGTGCTCACCGCCGCCTCGATGCTCTTCGGCGAACACCCCTGGTACGCCCAGCAGAACCTGGCGATCTTCGCCTGGACGGGGATGGCCGCTGCCGCGGGCGATGCCGTCCGCAGCCGCCGGGCCTATGTCGACGCCATCCGCGAGCGCGCCGAACGCGCCGAGCGCACCCGCGAGGAGGAGGCCCGCCGCCGCGTCGCCGAGGAGCGGATGCGCATCGCCCGCGAGCTGCACGATGTCGTCGCCCACCACATCGCGCTGGTCAACGTCCAGGCCGGGGTCGCCTCCCATGTCATGGACAACCGGCCCGACCAGGCCAAACAGGCCCTGGCCCATGTCCGCGAGGCGTCCCGCTCGGCGCTTACGGAACTGCGCGCCACGGTCGGCCTGCTGCGCCAGTCCGACGATCCGAAAGCCCCCACCGAACCGGCCCCGGGCCTGGGCGTCCTCGACCAGCTCGTCGACGGCTTCGTCCGCGCCGGACTCCCCGTCGACCTCCAGGCCCCGCCCGCGCCGCAGGCCCTGCCCGCTTCCGTCGACCTCACCGCCTACCGCGTGGTCCAGGAGGCGCTCACCAACGTCCGCAAGCACGCCGGCGACGGGGCCCGCGCCACCGTACGGATCATCCGCACCGAGGCCGCGCTGACGGTGACGGTCCAGGACGACGGCGGCCGGCTCGACGACGGCCCGCCGGCCGTCCCCGACGGCGGCGGCCACGGTCTGATCGGGATGCGCGAGCGGGTCTTCGCGCTGCGCGGCACGATCGCCACCGGCCCCCGTGCGCCGGGCGGCTTCCAGGTCCGGGTCACCCTCCCGCTGACCGCCGCGGGCACGGACGCCACGACCGCATACGAGACCACGCCGGGGGAGACGTCATGA
- a CDS encoding ferritin-like domain-containing protein — MITATTLDQQGFGIPATLDELRTYLQAAMEVEHLTIPVYMTGMYTITPGTNRTAYFVLRSVLLEEMLHMTLAANLLNAVGGEPKVGRKEFVAPYPVQLPFSSRKLPKIGLQHFSPKALETFLTIERPRAMAPKPQPGDGWTSIGQFYDCIRKGLDNLVRDLGHGAVFTGDPNRQVGPEDFYNSGGEVFAIHHQDQAHTAIRVISEQGEGVEGSIWDSDDLIFGEERQLAHYFRFNEIYTGRSYGPHDLPKDPPSGPLVDVTWDGAYRIDGTSTLAQYREYAETSDVYAQAAAFHTRYAALLGYLQAAFNGTPRAMALAIPTMLELRDRSEQLYRNPHPDPERAAQGIGASPTFEIGDLNFQEARPHVEQNLALAGLEAGAPIDLSALSPETSETFA; from the coding sequence ATGATCACCGCAACCACCCTCGACCAGCAGGGCTTCGGCATCCCCGCCACCCTCGACGAACTGCGCACATACCTCCAGGCCGCGATGGAGGTCGAGCATCTGACCATCCCCGTCTACATGACCGGGATGTACACGATCACCCCCGGCACCAACCGCACCGCCTACTTCGTCCTCCGCAGCGTCCTGCTGGAGGAGATGCTGCACATGACGCTGGCGGCGAACCTCCTCAACGCGGTCGGCGGCGAGCCCAAGGTCGGCCGCAAGGAATTCGTCGCCCCCTACCCGGTGCAGCTCCCCTTCAGCAGCCGCAAACTGCCCAAAATCGGCCTCCAGCACTTCTCCCCGAAGGCCCTGGAGACCTTCCTGACCATCGAACGGCCCCGCGCCATGGCTCCCAAGCCGCAGCCGGGCGACGGCTGGACCTCCATCGGCCAGTTCTACGACTGCATCAGGAAGGGCCTGGACAACCTCGTACGGGACCTCGGCCACGGTGCCGTCTTCACCGGCGACCCCAACCGTCAGGTCGGCCCCGAGGACTTCTACAACTCCGGCGGCGAGGTGTTCGCCATCCACCACCAGGACCAGGCGCACACCGCGATCCGGGTCATCAGCGAGCAGGGCGAGGGCGTCGAGGGCAGCATCTGGGACAGCGACGACCTGATCTTCGGCGAGGAGCGGCAGCTGGCCCACTACTTCCGCTTCAACGAGATCTACACCGGCCGCAGTTACGGCCCGCACGACCTGCCCAAGGACCCGCCCAGCGGCCCCCTGGTGGACGTCACCTGGGACGGCGCCTACCGCATCGACGGCACATCCACGCTCGCCCAGTACCGCGAGTACGCCGAGACCAGCGACGTCTACGCCCAGGCCGCCGCCTTCCACACCCGCTACGCCGCGCTGCTCGGCTACCTCCAGGCGGCGTTCAACGGCACTCCGCGGGCGATGGCCCTGGCCATCCCCACCATGCTGGAGCTGCGCGACCGCTCCGAACAGCTCTACCGCAACCCGCACCCCGACCCCGAGCGGGCGGCCCAGGGCATCGGCGCCAGCCCCACCTTCGAAATCGGCGATCTGAACTTCCAGGAGGCCCGCCCCCACGTCGAGCAGAACCTCGCCCTCGCCGGCCTGGAAGCCGGCGCCCCCATCGACCTGTCCGCCCTGAGCCCGGAAACCAGCGAAACCTTCGCCTGA
- a CDS encoding response regulator, whose product MTIKVLLADDQMLLRSAFRILVDSEPDMEVVGEASDGAQAYELTRTTGADVVLMDIRMPGTDGLAATRMISQDPELTHVKVVILTTFEVDDYVVQSLRAGASGFLGKGAEPDDMLGAIRIAAAGEALLSPVATKGLIVKFLAQGGSSDDEDTPVGRGAERLATLTGREREVLVLVAGGLSNDEIAERLEVSPLTVKTHVNRAMAKLGARDRAQLVVIAYESGLVRPRVQ is encoded by the coding sequence ATGACCATCAAGGTGCTGCTCGCCGACGACCAGATGCTGCTGCGCAGCGCCTTTCGGATCCTGGTCGACTCCGAGCCCGACATGGAGGTGGTGGGGGAGGCGTCCGACGGCGCCCAGGCGTACGAGCTGACGCGCACGACCGGCGCCGACGTCGTCCTGATGGACATCCGGATGCCCGGGACGGACGGGCTGGCCGCCACCCGCATGATCAGCCAGGACCCGGAACTCACCCACGTCAAGGTGGTCATCCTGACGACCTTCGAGGTCGACGACTATGTGGTGCAGTCGCTGCGGGCCGGGGCCAGCGGCTTTCTGGGCAAGGGCGCCGAGCCGGACGACATGCTGGGGGCGATCCGCATCGCGGCCGCCGGGGAGGCGCTGCTCTCGCCCGTCGCGACCAAGGGGCTGATCGTCAAGTTCCTTGCCCAGGGCGGCAGTTCGGACGACGAGGACACCCCGGTCGGCCGGGGCGCGGAGCGGCTGGCGACGCTGACCGGACGCGAGCGCGAGGTGCTGGTCCTGGTGGCCGGCGGGCTGTCCAACGACGAGATCGCCGAGCGGCTGGAGGTCAGCCCGCTGACCGTGAAAACGCATGTCAACCGGGCGATGGCCAAGCTCGGCGCCCGCGACCGCGCCCAGCTGGTGGTCATCGCCTACGAGTCGGGACTCGTACGCCCACGGGTGCAGTGA
- a CDS encoding GMC family oxidoreductase gives MTGTTVTADDAARRRYDAVIVGGGWVGSILAKRLGAQGWQVLVLEAGNGGTETWPGYLDSLSTFYSAVAKVPNSAYRPNAAAPSPDVLDLAPVRNPQAGQPEFTARGYFVQNGQLPYGTDYLRALGGTAMHWLGAVPRMHPDDFATQTHYGYGRDWPLTAQDLQPWYAEAERELGVAGNAAEQKDLGVVTDPHHQYPMHHIPQSYIDQYCHRKLKDVVVKDEIVPNETYKLKVTGLPQARNSTPNPEYDHGTYRVKGAVGLPNYGERCVGNASCVPICPVQAKSHPLRLQAGLPDNVTLAHRCVVTRVRAAADTGLATGVEYRTYTDPASPVSRSYIAEADIVILAAHAIENARLMLFSGLAPKSGQVGRNLMDHPTILNWALSPEADGPVGPFRGPGHTSGWEAFRFGKGRRTRAPFRIEIGNWGWGWATGAPMSNVATALGIGGDARGAVREDGVFGPELRRLLGSAIGRQLQLQIAVEQSADPANRVTIDPARYRDAMGNPRPILTYNLDKHTRDGLFAARLVAQKIFKGLDAEDHTHHAPRDGVPPLGHFVHRLNDKSLHLAYSGAGHGAGTHVMGTCDKTSVVDPFQRLHEHHNVYAIGCGSMPSIGTSNPTLTMMALALRSAAHIHQGLVAARRPIEVRGTANQDASTMAEAPA, from the coding sequence ATGACCGGCACGACCGTGACCGCGGACGACGCCGCCCGCCGCCGCTACGACGCCGTCATCGTCGGCGGCGGCTGGGTCGGCAGCATCCTCGCCAAGCGGCTGGGCGCCCAGGGCTGGCAGGTGCTCGTCCTGGAAGCCGGCAACGGCGGCACCGAGACCTGGCCCGGCTATCTGGACTCCCTGTCGACCTTCTACTCCGCCGTGGCCAAGGTCCCCAACTCCGCCTACCGCCCCAACGCCGCCGCCCCCTCGCCCGATGTGCTGGACCTCGCCCCGGTCCGCAACCCGCAGGCCGGACAGCCGGAGTTCACCGCCCGTGGCTACTTCGTCCAGAACGGCCAACTGCCCTACGGCACCGACTACTTGCGCGCCCTCGGCGGCACCGCCATGCACTGGCTCGGCGCCGTCCCCCGGATGCACCCCGACGACTTCGCCACCCAGACCCATTACGGCTACGGACGGGACTGGCCGCTCACCGCCCAGGACCTCCAGCCCTGGTACGCCGAGGCCGAACGCGAACTCGGCGTGGCCGGCAACGCCGCGGAGCAGAAGGACCTGGGCGTCGTCACCGACCCCCACCACCAGTACCCGATGCACCACATCCCGCAGAGCTATATCGACCAGTACTGCCACCGCAAGCTCAAGGACGTGGTCGTCAAGGACGAGATCGTCCCGAACGAGACGTACAAGCTGAAGGTCACCGGCCTCCCCCAGGCCCGCAACTCCACCCCCAACCCCGAGTACGACCACGGCACCTACCGGGTCAAGGGCGCCGTCGGGCTGCCGAACTACGGCGAGCGCTGTGTGGGCAACGCCAGCTGTGTGCCGATCTGCCCGGTGCAGGCCAAATCCCATCCGCTGCGGCTCCAGGCGGGCCTGCCCGACAACGTCACCCTCGCCCATCGCTGCGTCGTCACCCGCGTGCGGGCGGCGGCCGACACCGGCCTGGCCACCGGCGTGGAATACCGCACCTACACCGACCCCGCCTCGCCGGTCAGCCGGTCCTACATCGCCGAGGCGGACATCGTCATCCTCGCCGCGCACGCCATCGAGAACGCCCGGCTGATGCTGTTCTCCGGACTGGCCCCGAAGAGCGGCCAGGTCGGCCGCAACCTCATGGACCACCCCACCATCCTGAACTGGGCGCTGTCCCCGGAGGCCGACGGTCCCGTCGGGCCGTTCCGGGGACCGGGCCACACCTCCGGCTGGGAGGCCTTCCGCTTCGGCAAGGGACGCCGCACCCGCGCACCGTTCCGTATCGAGATCGGCAACTGGGGCTGGGGCTGGGCGACCGGCGCGCCGATGAGCAATGTCGCCACCGCCCTCGGCATCGGCGGCGATGCGCGCGGCGCCGTACGCGAGGACGGCGTCTTCGGCCCCGAGCTGCGCCGGCTGCTCGGCTCCGCCATCGGCCGCCAGCTCCAGCTCCAGATCGCCGTCGAACAGTCCGCCGACCCCGCCAACCGCGTCACCATCGACCCCGCCCGCTACCGCGATGCGATGGGCAACCCCCGCCCCATCCTCACCTACAACCTCGACAAGCACACCCGCGACGGCCTGTTCGCCGCCCGGCTCGTCGCCCAGAAGATCTTCAAGGGCCTGGACGCGGAGGACCACACCCACCACGCCCCGCGCGACGGCGTCCCCCCGCTGGGCCACTTCGTCCACCGGCTCAACGACAAGAGCCTGCACCTGGCCTACAGCGGAGCCGGACACGGCGCCGGCACCCACGTCATGGGCACCTGCGACAAGACCTCCGTGGTCGACCCGTTCCAGCGCCTCCACGAACACCACAACGTCTACGCCATCGGCTGCGGCAGCATGCCGTCCATCGGCACCAGCAACCCCACCCTCACCATGATGGCGCTGGCCCTGCGCAGCGCCGCCCACATCCACCAGGGACTCGTCGCCGCCCGCCGCCCCATCGAGGTGCGCGGCACGGCGAACCAGGACGCGAGCACGATGGCGGAGGCGCCGGCATGA
- a CDS encoding DUF3043 domain-containing protein produces MFRSRSKDQQAATAKVTADQPQQPRDPQAPKGRPTPKRSDSQSQRRSRAQTPANRKDAVRAQREARRTDLARQREAMASGDERYLPVRDKGPVRRFARDYIDSRWCVAEFFLPMAVVILVLTMIRVRGVQDLALLLWFVIIVLMVLDSAVIWFRLGKLLPERFPKENLKGVKAYAIMRTLQVRRLRLPKPQVKRGERPQGKP; encoded by the coding sequence GTGTTCCGAAGCCGTTCGAAGGATCAGCAGGCCGCGACCGCCAAGGTGACCGCGGACCAGCCCCAGCAGCCCCGCGACCCGCAGGCCCCCAAGGGCCGCCCCACGCCCAAGCGCAGCGATTCCCAGTCGCAGCGCCGCAGCCGTGCGCAGACGCCCGCCAACCGCAAGGACGCGGTACGGGCCCAGCGCGAGGCCCGGCGCACGGACCTGGCCCGCCAGCGCGAGGCCATGGCGAGCGGCGATGAGCGCTATCTGCCGGTGCGCGACAAGGGACCGGTGCGCCGGTTCGCCCGTGACTACATCGACTCGCGCTGGTGCGTCGCGGAGTTCTTCCTGCCGATGGCCGTGGTGATCCTGGTGCTCACCATGATCCGGGTGCGGGGCGTCCAGGACCTCGCGCTGCTGCTCTGGTTCGTGATCATCGTGCTGATGGTGCTGGACTCGGCCGTCATCTGGTTCCGCCTGGGCAAGCTGCTGCCGGAGCGCTTCCCGAAGGAGAACCTCAAGGGCGTCAAGGCGTACGCGATCATGCGCACCCTTCAGGTGCGGCGGCTGCGGCTGCCCAAGCCGCAGGTCAAGCGGGGCGAGCGGCCCCAGGGCAAGCCCTAG
- a CDS encoding PspA/IM30 family protein, giving the protein MKRMGMIFRAKANKALDRAEDPRETLDYSYQKQLELLQKVRRGVADVATSRKRLELQLNQLQGQSSKLEDQGRKALALGREDLAREALSRRAALQQQVTDLETQHQTLQGEEEKLTLAAQRLQAKVDAFRTKKETIKATYTAAQAQTRIAESFSGISEEMGDVGLAIQRAEDKTAQMQARAGAIDELMASGALDDPSGMAKDDITAELDRLSGGSDVELELQRMKAELAGGSSAGQQAIESGQGGQAQPAPQQDQPRFDKQ; this is encoded by the coding sequence ATGAAGCGGATGGGGATGATCTTCCGCGCGAAGGCCAACAAGGCCCTGGACCGGGCCGAGGACCCGCGCGAGACCCTCGACTACTCGTACCAGAAGCAGCTGGAGCTGCTCCAGAAGGTACGCCGCGGCGTCGCCGACGTGGCGACCTCCCGCAAACGACTGGAGTTGCAGCTCAACCAGCTCCAGGGCCAGTCCTCCAAGCTGGAGGACCAGGGCCGCAAGGCGCTCGCGCTCGGCCGGGAGGACCTCGCCCGCGAGGCGCTCTCCCGTCGCGCCGCGTTGCAGCAGCAGGTCACCGACCTGGAGACGCAGCATCAGACGCTGCAGGGCGAGGAGGAGAAGCTCACCCTCGCCGCCCAGCGCCTCCAGGCCAAGGTCGACGCCTTCCGTACGAAGAAGGAGACGATCAAGGCCACGTACACCGCCGCCCAGGCGCAGACCCGGATCGCCGAGTCGTTCTCCGGTATCTCGGAGGAGATGGGCGACGTCGGTCTGGCCATTCAGCGGGCGGAGGACAAGACGGCGCAGATGCAGGCCCGCGCCGGTGCCATCGACGAGCTGATGGCGTCCGGTGCGCTGGACGACCCGTCCGGCATGGCCAAGGACGACATCACCGCCGAGCTGGACCGGCTCTCCGGCGGCAGCGACGTCGAGCTGGAGCTCCAGCGGATGAAGGCCGAGTTGGCGGGCGGCTCGTCGGCCGGACAGCAGGCCATCGAGAGCGGCCAGGGCGGGCAGGCCCAGCCGGCCCCGCAGCAGGACCAGCCGCGTTTCGACAAGCAGTGA
- the pspAA gene encoding PspA-associated protein PspAA — MIVRIMGEGQVKLDDSHFIELNKLDDELLEEMESGDEDGFHRTLGALLDAVRRLGTPLPDDSLEPSELILPSGDATLDEVREMLSDDGLIPG; from the coding sequence GTGATCGTACGGATCATGGGGGAGGGCCAGGTGAAGCTGGATGACAGCCACTTCATCGAGCTCAACAAACTGGACGACGAACTGCTCGAAGAAATGGAGAGCGGCGACGAGGACGGTTTCCACCGCACCCTCGGCGCCCTGCTCGACGCCGTCCGGCGGCTGGGCACACCGCTGCCGGACGATTCCCTCGAACCGTCCGAACTGATCCTGCCGTCCGGCGACGCGACGCTGGACGAGGTACGCGAGATGCTCAGCGACGACGGCCTCATCCCCGGCTGA
- a CDS encoding efflux RND transporter permease subunit, giving the protein MSWLSRLSLVQRGLIALMSIVAIAFGAIAIPQLKQQLLPSIDLPMVSVMAPYQGASPDVVEKQVIEPLEDGIQTVDGIKSVTSTSSEGSGVVMAQFDYGNDTKTLVADVQQAVNRARAKLPKDVDPQVIAGGTDDMPAVVLAVSSTTKDQQTLADQLNRSVVPGLKDIDGVGQVTVGGVTDRIVAVTPDDKKLAAAGLSASALGQALDAGGASVPAGSFSEDGKSRTVQVGTGYTSVQQIRDLRVTPGAAPGGGQGGGQGAAPGGHAAEPVRLGDVATVKETSATPTSITRTNGRPSLALTLTMDQDGSAVAISDAVKDKLPSIRQNLGKGAEVTVVSDQGPAVSKSIDSLTTEGLLGLVMAVVVILLFLLSLRSTLVTAVSIPLSVVITLIVLWTGDLSLNMLTLGALTIAIGRVVDDSIVVLENIKRHLGYGEERREAILTAVKEVSGAITSSTLTTVAVFLPIGVVGGMVGALFGSFSITVTVALLSSLIVSLTVVPVLSYWFLRAPKIPEGTTADELRRRAEEKETRSPLQRLYVPVLRFATRRRVTSLLIAVALLIGTFGMGPLLKTNFFDQSDQDTLTVKQELAPGTSLSASDAQAKKVEKLLADTDGVADYQVTVGSSGFMAAFGGGSGANQATYQVKLKSSDDSAKVTDALRSGLDKLGKSVGDTTVTAGGGGFGNQNLSVVVKAGDADVLKKASEQVRKAVASLHDVTDVQSDLAQSVPRISVTPNAKAAAAGYNQATLGGVVAQAVRGTTSQSKAILDDTERDVVIKSAHPATTEAQLKNLAVPTPSGMVKLSTLATVKTAPGPVQMTRIDGARSATITAKPTGDNTGAVSAKLQSKIDALKLPDGATAKIGGVSQDQSDAFGSLGLAMLAAIAIVFMLLVGTFRSIVQPLILLISIPFAATGAIGMLVATGTPLGVPAMIGMLMLIGIVVTNAIVLIDLINQYRAQGYGVVEAVIEGGRHRLRPILMTALATIMALVPMALSLTGNSGFISQPLAVVVIGGLISSTLLTLLLVPTLYAIIELRKERRAKKKAAKRAGKSGAPADRPEERTPEPAGV; this is encoded by the coding sequence ATGTCCTGGCTGTCCCGACTCAGCCTCGTACAACGGGGCCTGATAGCGCTGATGTCGATCGTCGCGATCGCCTTCGGCGCGATCGCGATCCCGCAGCTCAAACAGCAGCTCCTGCCCTCCATCGACCTGCCGATGGTGTCCGTGATGGCGCCGTACCAGGGCGCCTCGCCCGATGTCGTCGAGAAGCAGGTGATCGAGCCCCTCGAAGACGGCATCCAGACGGTCGACGGCATCAAGAGCGTCACCTCGACGTCGAGCGAGGGCTCGGGCGTCGTCATGGCGCAGTTCGACTACGGCAACGACACCAAGACCCTGGTCGCCGACGTCCAGCAGGCGGTCAACCGCGCCCGCGCGAAGCTGCCCAAGGACGTCGACCCGCAGGTGATCGCGGGCGGTACGGACGACATGCCCGCCGTCGTGCTGGCCGTCTCCTCCACCACCAAGGACCAGCAGACCCTCGCCGACCAGCTCAACCGCAGCGTCGTCCCGGGCCTGAAGGACATCGACGGCGTCGGCCAGGTCACCGTCGGCGGTGTCACGGACCGGATCGTCGCCGTCACCCCGGATGACAAGAAGCTCGCCGCCGCCGGGCTCAGCGCCTCCGCGCTCGGCCAGGCGCTGGACGCCGGCGGCGCCTCGGTGCCGGCCGGCTCCTTCTCGGAGGACGGCAAGAGCCGCACCGTCCAGGTCGGTACGGGCTACACCTCCGTGCAGCAGATCCGGGACCTGCGGGTCACCCCGGGTGCCGCCCCCGGCGGGGGCCAGGGCGGAGGTCAGGGCGCCGCGCCCGGCGGTCACGCCGCCGAGCCGGTGCGCCTGGGCGATGTGGCCACGGTCAAGGAGACCTCTGCCACCCCGACCTCGATCACCCGCACCAACGGCAGGCCCAGCCTCGCCCTGACCCTGACGATGGACCAGGACGGCAGCGCGGTCGCCATCTCCGACGCGGTCAAGGACAAGCTGCCCTCGATCCGGCAGAACCTGGGCAAGGGCGCCGAGGTCACCGTCGTCTCCGACCAGGGCCCGGCGGTCTCCAAGTCGATCGATTCGCTGACCACCGAGGGCCTGCTCGGCCTGGTCATGGCCGTGGTCGTGATCCTGCTCTTCCTCCTCAGCCTGCGCTCGACGCTGGTCACCGCGGTCTCCATCCCGCTGTCCGTCGTCATCACGCTGATCGTGCTGTGGACGGGCGACCTCTCCCTGAACATGCTCACCCTCGGCGCGCTGACCATCGCGATCGGCCGCGTCGTCGACGACTCGATCGTCGTCCTGGAGAACATCAAACGGCACCTGGGCTACGGCGAGGAGCGCCGCGAGGCCATCCTCACGGCCGTCAAGGAGGTCTCCGGCGCGATCACCTCCTCCACCCTGACCACCGTCGCGGTCTTCCTGCCCATCGGCGTGGTCGGCGGGATGGTCGGCGCCCTCTTCGGATCGTTCTCGATCACGGTGACGGTGGCGCTGCTCTCGTCCCTGATCGTCTCGCTGACGGTCGTCCCCGTGCTGTCGTACTGGTTCCTGCGCGCCCCCAAGATCCCGGAAGGCACCACCGCGGACGAACTCCGCCGCCGGGCCGAGGAGAAGGAGACCCGCAGCCCGCTCCAGCGCCTCTACGTCCCCGTCCTGCGCTTCGCCACCCGCCGCCGGGTGACCAGCCTGCTCATCGCCGTCGCCCTCCTCATCGGCACCTTCGGCATGGGCCCGCTGCTGAAGACCAACTTCTTCGACCAGAGCGACCAGGACACCCTGACCGTCAAGCAGGAGCTCGCACCCGGTACGAGCCTGTCCGCCTCCGACGCCCAGGCCAAGAAGGTCGAAAAGCTCCTCGCGGACACCGACGGCGTCGCCGACTACCAGGTCACCGTCGGCTCCTCCGGCTTCATGGCGGCCTTCGGCGGCGGCAGCGGCGCCAACCAGGCCACCTACCAGGTCAAGCTCAAGAGCTCCGACGACTCCGCGAAGGTCACCGACGCCCTGCGCTCCGGGCTCGACAAGCTCGGGAAGTCCGTCGGCGACACCACCGTCACCGCGGGCGGCGGCGGCTTCGGCAACCAGAACCTGAGCGTGGTCGTCAAGGCCGGCGACGCCGACGTCCTGAAGAAGGCCAGCGAGCAGGTCCGTAAGGCGGTCGCCTCGCTCCACGACGTCACCGACGTCCAGAGCGACCTTGCGCAGAGCGTGCCGCGGATCTCCGTCACGCCCAACGCCAAGGCGGCGGCGGCCGGTTACAACCAGGCCACCCTCGGCGGCGTGGTCGCCCAGGCGGTCCGCGGCACCACCAGCCAGAGCAAGGCCATCCTGGACGACACCGAGCGCGATGTCGTGATCAAGTCGGCCCACCCGGCCACCACCGAGGCGCAGCTGAAGAACCTGGCCGTGCCGACCCCGTCCGGCATGGTCAAGCTCTCCACCCTCGCCACCGTCAAGACGGCCCCCGGCCCGGTCCAGATGACCCGGATCGACGGCGCCCGCTCGGCGACCATCACCGCCAAGCCGACCGGTGACAACACCGGCGCGGTCAGCGCCAAGCTCCAGAGCAAAATCGACGCCCTGAAGCTCCCGGACGGCGCCACCGCGAAGATCGGCGGTGTCTCGCAGGACCAGTCCGACGCCTTCGGCTCCCTCGGCCTGGCCATGCTGGCCGCGATAGCCATCGTCTTCATGCTGCTGGTGGGCACCTTCCGCTCCATCGTGCAGCCGCTGATCCTGCTGATCTCCATACCCTTCGCGGCCACCGGCGCGATCGGCATGCTGGTCGCCACCGGCACCCCGCTGGGCGTCCCGGCGATGATCGGCATGCTGATGCTGATCGGCATCGTGGTCACCAACGCCATCGTGCTGATCGACCTGATCAACCAGTACCGCGCCCAGGGCTACGGGGTCGTGGAGGCCGTCATCGAGGGCGGCCGCCACCGACTGCGTCCCATCCTGATGACGGCCCTGGCCACGATCATGGCGCTGGTCCCGATGGCCCTGTCCCTCACCGGCAACAGCGGTTTCATCTCCCAGCCGCTCGCGGTGGTCGTCATCGGCGGCCTGATCAGCTCCACCCTGCTGACCCTCCTCCTCGTCCCGACGCTCTACGCGATCATCGAACTCCGCAAGGAGCGCCGGGCGAAGAAGAAGGCCGCCAAGCGCGCCGGGAAGTCCGGCGCCCCGGCGGATCGGCCCGAGGAGCGGACACCGGAGCCGGCCGGGGTCTGA